A single window of Nicotiana tomentosiformis chromosome 1, ASM39032v3, whole genome shotgun sequence DNA harbors:
- the LOC104089820 gene encoding uncharacterized protein isoform X4, giving the protein MAFVVPLCNLAPDLTVSKLCLGTMTFGEQNTLAESFQILDKAFNSGINFFDSAEMYPVPQRAETHGRSEEYFGRWFRERKVPRDSVVLATKVSGPSGQMSWIRNGPESLDAQNITEAIDNSLLRVKTDYIDLYQVHWPDRYVPMFGETDYDPLRNYTSISFEEQLDALERAVDAGKIRYIGLSNETPYGIMKFQQVAKSRAGNLQIVSVQNAYNLLCRNFDLSMAECCHNERISLLAYSPLAMGILSGKYFAEDGGPSDARLNLFKVIPRDCRQIWYSSSFSCNCLCYETPSRG; this is encoded by the exons ATGGCGTTTGTAGTTCCTCTGTGCAACCTTGCTCCAGATTTAACCGTCTCGAAACTCTGCTTAG GAACCATGACTTTCGGCGAGCAAAACACCTTGGCCGAATCATTTCAAATCCTCGACAAAGCCTTCAACTCCGGAATCAACTTCTTCGATTCTGCTGAAAT GTATCCAGTACCTCAGCGTGCAGAAACTCATGGCAGAAGTGAGGAGTATTTTGGGCGTTGGTTTAGAGAAAGAAAAGTCCCTCGCGATAGTGTTGTTCTCGCCACTAAG GTCAGTGGACCATCTGGACAGATGTCTTGGATCCGAAATGGACCAGAAAGCTTGGACGCTCAGAACATAACTGAGGCTATTGATAATAG CCTGTTGCGTGTAAAGACTGACTACATTGACTTGTATCAAGTTCACTGGCCTGATCG CTATGTTCCTATGTTTGGAGAAACTGACTATGACCCGCTTCGAAATTATACGTCAATTAGTTTTGAGGAACAACTTGATGCTTTAGAAAGAGCTGTTGATGCTGGTAAG ATCAGATACATTGGCCTTAGCAATGAAACACCATATGGTATTATGAAGTTCCAACAAGTTGCCAAAAGCAGAGCGGGGAATCTTCAAATAGTGTCTGTTCAG AATGCATATAACTTGCTATGTCGAAATTTCGATTTATCTATGGCTGAATGCTGTCACAACGAGAG GATAAGCTTGTTGGCATACAGCCCTCTGGCCATGGGCATACTTTCTGGAAAGTACTTTGCCGAAGATGGAGGTCCATCTGATGCTCGTTTAAATCTGTTTAAAG TCATACCTAGAGATTGCAGACAGATATGGTATTCATCCAGTTTCTCTTGCAATTG CCTTTGTTATGAGACACCCTCTCGTGGCTAG
- the LOC104089819 gene encoding histone H2AX-like: MAGKTYRESNSNSKTTFNMPSTTATKSVGGRGKTQKTSKSTSRSQKAGLQFPVGRVARFLKKGRYAQRVGSGSPVYLSAVLEYLTAELLELAGNAARDNKKNRIVPRHIQLAVRNDEELSRLLGSATIANGGVLPNIHQNLLPKKIGKGKAEFASISQEF; the protein is encoded by the coding sequence ATGGCTGGAAAAACGTACCGGGAAAGCAATTCAAATTCGAAAACTACTTTCAACATGCCTTCAACAACAGCAACCAAATCGGTGGGCGGTAGAGGGAAAACCCAAAAAACTTCAAAATCCACCTCCAGATCTCAAAAGGCGGGTCTCCAATTCCCCGTTGGCCGAGTTGCTCGGTTTTTGAAAAAGGGTCGTTATGCTCAGCGAGTTGGCTCCGGTTCACCGGTTTATCTCTCAGCGGTTCTTGAGTACCTTACTGCTGAGTTATTGGAACTTGCTGGGAATGCTGCGAGAGATAACAAGAAGAACAGGATTGTTCCTAGGCATATACAGCTTGCTGTGAGAAACGATGAGGAATTGAGCAGGTTGTTGGGATCTGCTACCATTGCTAATGGTGGTGTTTTGCCCAATATTCACCAGAATTTGCTTCCTAAGAAGATTGGCAAAGGGAAAGCTGAATTTGCCTCTATTTCTCAGGAATTTTAG
- the LOC104089820 gene encoding uncharacterized protein isoform X2 encodes MAFVVPLCNLAPDLTVSKLCLGTMTFGEQNTLAESFQILDKAFNSGINFFDSAEMYPVPQRAETHGRSEEYFGRWFRERKVPRDSVVLATKVSGPSGQMSWIRNGPESLDAQNITEAIDNSLLRVKTDYIDLYQVHWPDRYVPMFGETDYDPLRNYTSISFEEQLDALERAVDAGKIRYIGLSNETPYGIMKFQQVAKSRAGNLQIVSVQNAYNLLCRNFDLSMAECCHNERISLLAYSPLAMGILSGKYFAEDGGPSDARLNLFKGRYKEGESRYNLSKSNALYAAKSYLEIADRYGIHPVSLAIG; translated from the exons ATGGCGTTTGTAGTTCCTCTGTGCAACCTTGCTCCAGATTTAACCGTCTCGAAACTCTGCTTAG GAACCATGACTTTCGGCGAGCAAAACACCTTGGCCGAATCATTTCAAATCCTCGACAAAGCCTTCAACTCCGGAATCAACTTCTTCGATTCTGCTGAAAT GTATCCAGTACCTCAGCGTGCAGAAACTCATGGCAGAAGTGAGGAGTATTTTGGGCGTTGGTTTAGAGAAAGAAAAGTCCCTCGCGATAGTGTTGTTCTCGCCACTAAG GTCAGTGGACCATCTGGACAGATGTCTTGGATCCGAAATGGACCAGAAAGCTTGGACGCTCAGAACATAACTGAGGCTATTGATAATAG CCTGTTGCGTGTAAAGACTGACTACATTGACTTGTATCAAGTTCACTGGCCTGATCG CTATGTTCCTATGTTTGGAGAAACTGACTATGACCCGCTTCGAAATTATACGTCAATTAGTTTTGAGGAACAACTTGATGCTTTAGAAAGAGCTGTTGATGCTGGTAAG ATCAGATACATTGGCCTTAGCAATGAAACACCATATGGTATTATGAAGTTCCAACAAGTTGCCAAAAGCAGAGCGGGGAATCTTCAAATAGTGTCTGTTCAG AATGCATATAACTTGCTATGTCGAAATTTCGATTTATCTATGGCTGAATGCTGTCACAACGAGAG GATAAGCTTGTTGGCATACAGCCCTCTGGCCATGGGCATACTTTCTGGAAAGTACTTTGCCGAAGATGGAGGTCCATCTGATGCTCGTTTAAATCTGTTTAAAG GGAGGTATAAGGAAGGGGAGTCCAGATACAACCTGTCAAAATCTAATGCTTTATATGCTGCCAAA TCATACCTAGAGATTGCAGACAGATATGGTATTCATCCAGTTTCTCTTGCAATTG GCTAA
- the LOC104089820 gene encoding uncharacterized protein isoform X5, protein MAFVVPLCNLAPDLTVSKLCLGTMTFGEQNTLAESFQILDKAFNSGINFFDSAEMYPVPQRAETHGRSEEYFGRWFRERKVPRDSVVLATKVSGPSGQMSWIRNGPESLDAQNITEAIDNSLLRVKTDYIDLYQVHWPDRYVPMFGETDYDPLRNYTSISFEEQLDALERAVDAGKIRYIGLSNETPYGIMKFQQVAKSRAGNLQIVSVQNAYNLLCRNFDLSMAECCHNERISLLAYSPLAMGILSGKYFAEDGGPSDARLNLFKGRYKEGESRYNLSKSNALYAAKVWSSGQ, encoded by the exons ATGGCGTTTGTAGTTCCTCTGTGCAACCTTGCTCCAGATTTAACCGTCTCGAAACTCTGCTTAG GAACCATGACTTTCGGCGAGCAAAACACCTTGGCCGAATCATTTCAAATCCTCGACAAAGCCTTCAACTCCGGAATCAACTTCTTCGATTCTGCTGAAAT GTATCCAGTACCTCAGCGTGCAGAAACTCATGGCAGAAGTGAGGAGTATTTTGGGCGTTGGTTTAGAGAAAGAAAAGTCCCTCGCGATAGTGTTGTTCTCGCCACTAAG GTCAGTGGACCATCTGGACAGATGTCTTGGATCCGAAATGGACCAGAAAGCTTGGACGCTCAGAACATAACTGAGGCTATTGATAATAG CCTGTTGCGTGTAAAGACTGACTACATTGACTTGTATCAAGTTCACTGGCCTGATCG CTATGTTCCTATGTTTGGAGAAACTGACTATGACCCGCTTCGAAATTATACGTCAATTAGTTTTGAGGAACAACTTGATGCTTTAGAAAGAGCTGTTGATGCTGGTAAG ATCAGATACATTGGCCTTAGCAATGAAACACCATATGGTATTATGAAGTTCCAACAAGTTGCCAAAAGCAGAGCGGGGAATCTTCAAATAGTGTCTGTTCAG AATGCATATAACTTGCTATGTCGAAATTTCGATTTATCTATGGCTGAATGCTGTCACAACGAGAG GATAAGCTTGTTGGCATACAGCCCTCTGGCCATGGGCATACTTTCTGGAAAGTACTTTGCCGAAGATGGAGGTCCATCTGATGCTCGTTTAAATCTGTTTAAAG GGAGGTATAAGGAAGGGGAGTCCAGATACAACCTGTCAAAATCTAATGCTTTATATGCTGCCAAA GTATggtctagtggtcaatga
- the LOC104089820 gene encoding uncharacterized protein isoform X3, translating to MYPVPQRAETHGRSEEYFGRWFRERKVPRDSVVLATKVSGPSGQMSWIRNGPESLDAQNITEAIDNSLLRVKTDYIDLYQVHWPDRYVPMFGETDYDPLRNYTSISFEEQLDALERAVDAGKIRYIGLSNETPYGIMKFQQVAKSRAGNLQIVSVQNAYNLLCRNFDLSMAECCHNERISLLAYSPLAMGILSGKYFAEDGGPSDARLNLFKGRYKEGESRYNLSKSNALYAAKSYLEIADRYGIHPVSLAIAFVMRHPLVASVVFGATKVWQLEEVLDACKVNLSPEIITEINKVHSRFPSPCP from the exons AT GTATCCAGTACCTCAGCGTGCAGAAACTCATGGCAGAAGTGAGGAGTATTTTGGGCGTTGGTTTAGAGAAAGAAAAGTCCCTCGCGATAGTGTTGTTCTCGCCACTAAG GTCAGTGGACCATCTGGACAGATGTCTTGGATCCGAAATGGACCAGAAAGCTTGGACGCTCAGAACATAACTGAGGCTATTGATAATAG CCTGTTGCGTGTAAAGACTGACTACATTGACTTGTATCAAGTTCACTGGCCTGATCG CTATGTTCCTATGTTTGGAGAAACTGACTATGACCCGCTTCGAAATTATACGTCAATTAGTTTTGAGGAACAACTTGATGCTTTAGAAAGAGCTGTTGATGCTGGTAAG ATCAGATACATTGGCCTTAGCAATGAAACACCATATGGTATTATGAAGTTCCAACAAGTTGCCAAAAGCAGAGCGGGGAATCTTCAAATAGTGTCTGTTCAG AATGCATATAACTTGCTATGTCGAAATTTCGATTTATCTATGGCTGAATGCTGTCACAACGAGAG GATAAGCTTGTTGGCATACAGCCCTCTGGCCATGGGCATACTTTCTGGAAAGTACTTTGCCGAAGATGGAGGTCCATCTGATGCTCGTTTAAATCTGTTTAAAG GGAGGTATAAGGAAGGGGAGTCCAGATACAACCTGTCAAAATCTAATGCTTTATATGCTGCCAAA TCATACCTAGAGATTGCAGACAGATATGGTATTCATCCAGTTTCTCTTGCAATTG CCTTTGTTATGAGACACCCTCTCGTGGCTAGTGTTGTCTTTGGAGCCACAAAAGTTTGGCAGCTCGAAGAGGTTCTTGATGCGTGCAAGGTCAACCTCAGTCCTGAGATAATTACTGAGATTAACAAGGTTCACTCGAGGTTTCCAAGCCCTTGTCCTTGA
- the LOC104089820 gene encoding uncharacterized protein isoform X1 produces the protein MAFVVPLCNLAPDLTVSKLCLGTMTFGEQNTLAESFQILDKAFNSGINFFDSAEMYPVPQRAETHGRSEEYFGRWFRERKVPRDSVVLATKVSGPSGQMSWIRNGPESLDAQNITEAIDNSLLRVKTDYIDLYQVHWPDRYVPMFGETDYDPLRNYTSISFEEQLDALERAVDAGKIRYIGLSNETPYGIMKFQQVAKSRAGNLQIVSVQNAYNLLCRNFDLSMAECCHNERISLLAYSPLAMGILSGKYFAEDGGPSDARLNLFKGRYKEGESRYNLSKSNALYAAKSYLEIADRYGIHPVSLAIAFVMRHPLVASVVFGATKVWQLEEVLDACKVNLSPEIITEINKVHSRFPSPCP, from the exons ATGGCGTTTGTAGTTCCTCTGTGCAACCTTGCTCCAGATTTAACCGTCTCGAAACTCTGCTTAG GAACCATGACTTTCGGCGAGCAAAACACCTTGGCCGAATCATTTCAAATCCTCGACAAAGCCTTCAACTCCGGAATCAACTTCTTCGATTCTGCTGAAAT GTATCCAGTACCTCAGCGTGCAGAAACTCATGGCAGAAGTGAGGAGTATTTTGGGCGTTGGTTTAGAGAAAGAAAAGTCCCTCGCGATAGTGTTGTTCTCGCCACTAAG GTCAGTGGACCATCTGGACAGATGTCTTGGATCCGAAATGGACCAGAAAGCTTGGACGCTCAGAACATAACTGAGGCTATTGATAATAG CCTGTTGCGTGTAAAGACTGACTACATTGACTTGTATCAAGTTCACTGGCCTGATCG CTATGTTCCTATGTTTGGAGAAACTGACTATGACCCGCTTCGAAATTATACGTCAATTAGTTTTGAGGAACAACTTGATGCTTTAGAAAGAGCTGTTGATGCTGGTAAG ATCAGATACATTGGCCTTAGCAATGAAACACCATATGGTATTATGAAGTTCCAACAAGTTGCCAAAAGCAGAGCGGGGAATCTTCAAATAGTGTCTGTTCAG AATGCATATAACTTGCTATGTCGAAATTTCGATTTATCTATGGCTGAATGCTGTCACAACGAGAG GATAAGCTTGTTGGCATACAGCCCTCTGGCCATGGGCATACTTTCTGGAAAGTACTTTGCCGAAGATGGAGGTCCATCTGATGCTCGTTTAAATCTGTTTAAAG GGAGGTATAAGGAAGGGGAGTCCAGATACAACCTGTCAAAATCTAATGCTTTATATGCTGCCAAA TCATACCTAGAGATTGCAGACAGATATGGTATTCATCCAGTTTCTCTTGCAATTG CCTTTGTTATGAGACACCCTCTCGTGGCTAGTGTTGTCTTTGGAGCCACAAAAGTTTGGCAGCTCGAAGAGGTTCTTGATGCGTGCAAGGTCAACCTCAGTCCTGAGATAATTACTGAGATTAACAAGGTTCACTCGAGGTTTCCAAGCCCTTGTCCTTGA
- the LOC138907523 gene encoding uncharacterized protein — MAIEDDQINNTTLVHTATTSVNNNFMTSTSFPTIDHNHPLYLQPIDTPSSISLQLTGYDNYALWSRAVRIGLLDKSKLGFVDGRFPKSKFEPELHDLWEKVNVILLSWIMNVVREVHTLTQGVMTVTNYFSKLRELWDEFDALMLCPGCPCPE; from the exons atggcaattgaaGACGATCAAATCAACAATACTACTCTTGTTCACACAGCCACAACCTCAGTGAATAACAATTTCATGACTAGTACCTCCTTCCCTACCATTGATCATAATCACCCTCTGTATCTACAGCCAATCGACACACCAAGTAGTATCTCTCTTCAACTTACTGGATATGATAACTATGCTTTGTGGAGTCGCGCAGTAAGAATTGGCTTGCTAGATAAGAGTAAATTAGGATTTGTCGATGGTAGGTTTCCTAAGTCTAAGTTTGAGCCTGAACTTCATGATCTGTGGGAGAAAGTGAATGTTATTCTCTTGTCATGGATAATGAATGTTGTGAG GGAGGTTCACACTTTGACTCAAGGAGTTATGACTGTAACTAACTATTTCTCCAAACTAAGAGAGCTTTGGGATGAGTTTGATGCTCTTATGCTATGTCCTGGTTGTCCCTGTCCTGAGTAA